The genomic region CGATCACCCCGAGCACGATGTTGCGGACGTCGTCGTTCATGCGGCGGATGGTAGCCGTCGCACGGCCTTCATGACGCGAGGGGTCCCGTGAAGTTAGGCTGCGGTGGCATGGTCTGACCGGCCGTCGACTGGAGGTACCGATGCGTGGTCCCGCCGCACGTCACTTAGCACTCGTCGCCCTCGCCGGGGCGCTGGTGTCCACCGGGGCGGCCGCTCCGCCCTCCGCCGCCGACGCGACCGCCACCCCGGCCAAGGTGCCCGTGGCCGCCGGCTACGGCGGGGCCGTCGCCAGCGTCGACGCCGACGCCTCCGCGGCCGGCATCGCCGTACTCCGCTCCGGCGGCAACGCCGTGGACGCGGCCGTCGCCACCGCCGCCGCGCTCGGCGTCACCGAGCCCTACTCGTCCGGCATCGGCGGCGGCGGCTACTTCGTCTACTACGACGCCGGCTCCCGCCGCGTGCACACCATCGACGGCCGCGAGACCGCCCCCGCGACGGCCACTGCCTCGCTGTTCCAGGAGAACGGCGTCCCCATCCCCTTCGCCGAGGGGCAGACCAGCGGCCGCGGGGTCGGCGTCCCCGGCACCCCCGCCACCTGGAAGAGCGCCCTCGAATCCTGGGGCAGCCGCCCGCTCGGCCAGCTGCTGAAGCCCGCCGAGAAGCTGGCCCGCGACGGCTTCACCGTCGACGCCACCTTCCGCGCCCAGACCGAGCTCAACCAGGACCGGTTCAAGGACTTCCCGGACACCGCGAAGCTCTTCCTGCCGGGCGGCGCCCTGCCGGTGGTCGGCTCCACCTTCAAAAACCCCGACCTGGCCGCCACGTACGCGGAACTCGGCCGCAAGGGGACCGGCGCGCTCTACCGGGGCCCGATCGCCGACGACATCGTCCGGGCCGTCCGCAAGCCCCCGGTGAACCCCGCGGCCACCCGGAACGTCCGGCCCGGCGACCTGACCGCCGACGACCTCACCGCGTACGGGACCAAGCGGCAGGCCCCGACCCAGGTGAGCTACCGGGGCCTCGACGTCTACGGCATCGCCCCCTCCTCCTCCGGCGGCACCACCGTCGGCGAGGCGCTGAACATCCTGGAGCGCACCGACCTCTCGAAGCTGTCCGAGGCGCAGTACCTGCACCGCTTCATCGAGGCCTCGCGGATCTCCTTCGCCGACCGCGGCCGCTGGGTCGGCGACCCGGCCGCCGAGGACGTGCCGACGCGGGAGCTGCTCTCCCAGCGGTACGCCGACTCGCGCGCCTGCCTGATCAAGCCGGACCAGGCGCTGACCAGCCCGCTGGCTCCCGGCGACCCGAGGCACCCCGTACCCTGCGCCACCACCGGGAAGGCGGCGCCGTCCGCCTACGAGGGGGACAACACCACCCACCTGACGGTCGCCGACCGCTGGGGCAACGTGGTCTCCTACACCCTGACGATCGAATCCACCGGCGGCAGCGCGATCACCGTCCCGGGCCGGGGCTTCCTGCTCAACAACGAGCTGACCGACTTCTCCTTCGCCCCGATCGCGCCGGGTGTTCCCGACCCGAACCTGCCCGGCCCCGGCAAGCGGCCGCGCTCGTCCATGTCACCGACCATCGTGCTGGAGCACGGGCGGCCGGTGCTCGCGGTGGGCTCCCCGGGCGGTGCCACCATCATCACCACCGTCCTGCAGACCCTGATGGGCCACCTGGACCGGGGTCTGCCGCTGGTCGACGCGATCGCTGCGCCGCGCGCCAGCCAGCGCAACCAGACCACCACCGAGCTGGAGCCGGGCCTGTGGAACAGCCCGGTGCGCGCCGAACTGGAGGCGATCGGGCAGGC from Streptomyces sp. NBC_00190 harbors:
- the ggt gene encoding gamma-glutamyltransferase translates to MRGPAARHLALVALAGALVSTGAAAPPSAADATATPAKVPVAAGYGGAVASVDADASAAGIAVLRSGGNAVDAAVATAAALGVTEPYSSGIGGGGYFVYYDAGSRRVHTIDGRETAPATATASLFQENGVPIPFAEGQTSGRGVGVPGTPATWKSALESWGSRPLGQLLKPAEKLARDGFTVDATFRAQTELNQDRFKDFPDTAKLFLPGGALPVVGSTFKNPDLAATYAELGRKGTGALYRGPIADDIVRAVRKPPVNPAATRNVRPGDLTADDLTAYGTKRQAPTQVSYRGLDVYGIAPSSSGGTTVGEALNILERTDLSKLSEAQYLHRFIEASRISFADRGRWVGDPAAEDVPTRELLSQRYADSRACLIKPDQALTSPLAPGDPRHPVPCATTGKAAPSAYEGDNTTHLTVADRWGNVVSYTLTIESTGGSAITVPGRGFLLNNELTDFSFAPIAPGVPDPNLPGPGKRPRSSMSPTIVLEHGRPVLAVGSPGGATIITTVLQTLMGHLDRGLPLVDAIAAPRASQRNQTTTELEPGLWNSPVRAELEAIGQAFRQNPEIGAATGVQRLPDGRWLAAAETTRRGGGSAMVVHPHGKP